CCAAACGCAAGACAATTTTTTTCGCGCAAAAACAACTCATGGAATTCATTATGGACATGCCAATACCCAAAAGTTAGAGGCTATTCAATCCGGATATTTAGAGGCCTCGAATGTTGATCCCACCATGGAGTTTGCCAATATTGTCGTTTTACAAAGAATGTTCCAAGCCTGCTCGCAGATTATGGATATAGACAAACAATTATTAGAAGAGTTGGAAACTAAATTATGAAGCCCTATCGATTAATTAATGCGGTAGAACTGCAGCAATTAAACCAACAATTTAAACACAAATTGGATGCATGGAATGGGGAGTACTGCCGTACTCCTCTTGGCTTGCATCTGGCGATGACACCCAAAAACTACCGGGTAGAACAGGCCTATATGCTCCAGGAGCATCAGGATGAACTTGCTTGCATCGAAGGTGATTATTTAAGTGTGCTCACCCAGGCAATATTTGCTAGTGAACAATCCGTTTTTCATGCCGCAAGCAAAGAGCTTTTCCTAAAACTACTCAATAAGTTTTTCCACCGAGAAGACAGCATGCTGCTGCCCTATCAGGGAGAAAATCCAGAGTGGTTTTATGCTGGCTCCACCAGTGTGCTGCTTACCTTCGCCTGCGGGCAAAATAATTTCACCCTGATTACGAACCCTGATTGGGTTTATCAACAGCTGCCTGCATCACCAAGAAAAGCTACCGCTTTGAGTTCTCTTGAGGAAGCATTAGCCGAACAAACCATTCATTTATCACTGGAACTTAGCTCCAGTAATTTATCGATCAAAAGTCTTGCTAGTTTGCAAGTCGGTGACGTACTAAGCACCAAGCATCCTATTACTGAGCCATTAAGAATACTCCGTGGAACAGCGCTATTCGCTGAGGCTGAATTAGGCCAATCAGCATCTCATAAATCAATTATTTTAAAGAGGAAATCATGAGTATTACCGTAAAAAAAGTAAGCCTAAAAGAACATGCCCCCCAAACTGAAGGTCAATTTCTTAATCAAAACTATTTAGGTTTGGTTGGCGATATTGAAGTGCAATGCACTGTGCGTATTGGTACCTTAAATTTAAGTATTGCTGAATTAAAAGATCTGAAATCAGGTCAGGAATTACTGCTTGCTCAAAAAACCGATGAGCCGGTTGAAATTATCTTAAATGACCGTGTAATTGCTCGTGGCGAGTTGATGAGCCATGATGACCATTTTGCAGTACAGATTACGGAAATTAATGCATGAGAAACAGAGTAATGCCTGAGTTTAAAACTGAAAAACAGTCGCTCCTTGCAGTCTATGTGCCGCGGCTTGTCCGAGGTATCCAGAAACGTAGCGCTCATACTAGAGAAGCCGCAGCACGTAAAGAGGGATATTTAGCACTGTTATGCTTACTCATTTCTCCAGCACTTCACGCCCAAAGCACCCTGACATTTAAACAAGATCCAATCAATAACATCCATTGGCTTCCTTATTTAGTTGTTTTGTTAATCCTACTCATGGTGCTCTTCCTCTTGGCAAAGCGCTCAAAAGGTTTAGTAAAAAACCCAATCCAAGGCAAAATCATTGAGAAAATCCCCGTGCATCATAAAATGCAAGTTTACATTCTTGACTACCAAGGACAACGATTTTTAATTGCCGACAATCAAAATGCCCTAGCTATTCATCCCGTTCAGGAGGTCAAACCTTCATCATGATGTTTCTGCGTATTATTTTTTGTTTTATCTTGTTTTGCCCGTTAACGGTACTGGCTGCTGGAACGAATATAGGTCCAATCCATTTAGATCAGGACAATATTTCTCCGGCACTGCAAGCATTCGCGCTGCTTACGGTTTTAAGTTTAGCGCCTAGTATTTTAATTATGCTGTCTTCGTTTACGCGCATTGTGGTTGTGCTTTCCATGTTGCGAAATGCGCTAGGATTGCAACAGACGCCCCCGAATACTGTGATCATCAGTTTGTCGCTATTTCTGACTTTATTTACCATGATGCCGGTAGCTAAAGCCATTTATACTGAAGCGTATCAACCCTATGAAGCACATCAAATTACCACCGAAACTGCGCTTGATAATGCCGTCAAACCCCTAAAAAAATTCATGCTGCGACAAACGCGAGAAAAGGACATGAACGTTATTTTGCAATTAGCAAAGGAACCTTTGCCCTCCTCTGCAGAAGAAATTAAATTCTATCAATTGATTCCTGCCTTTATCTTAAGCGAATTACAAACCGCCTTTCAAATTGGATTTATGATTTTTTTACCCTTCTTATTGGTTGACCTCATTGTTTCAGGAATTCTCATGACCGTTGGCATGATGATGATGCCTCCCATGAGTATTTCATTACCGATTAAAATATTGTTGTTCGTTTTAATTGATGGTTGGGATTTGGTTGTTCAGGCTTTGGTGGGGAGTTTTCAAATTTAGCGCCCTTACCCTATTAAGATAAATAGGAAAGGATGTTATTTTGCAAAATATGGTTTTAAGTATTGACTCAAAGTAACTAATTAAAATTTAATTTTTACAGGATACTATTATGAAATTATCAAATAAAATGTTAATAATGGCTGGATTTTTATTATTCTCCAGCCATATCATGGCTGAGTCATGGAACTCCTATTTCCCTCCTAACAAACAAATAAAAGCTAAAGTCATGGAGTTAACCGCATCTGCAGAAGCAAATAAAATTGTACAAAAATTACAAAAAGGAATAGCTGAGCATCAGGAATGGTTCCAATCTTATATAAAAGATCGCAAGCCCGGTGAAACGTTACCCTATCACAGCAATCTGGGAATTACTGAAAATGAGTATAAAATATTTCTAGATAATATAAACCATATGAGAATAAAACAAACTGGTACCGTTGATGTTTCATTTCAACAAGAAAAGGATGGTTCCTTCAAAATTAAAACAGAACAAAAATCACCCATTAATGGCCTAATTATCGGACAAAAAGCAGTCACCACTCCATTTGGTAAAGCAACAACATACTCCATAATTAATAACTCAAGCAAAGATGCACCTACAGGTCCATGGAAAGGAGTGCAATGGAGTTTTACTGACTTTGATGAGCAACAAATGGACACAAAAAGCTTTAGTGAAATGAAAGGGACGGATGTAAAACTTGCTGTAGGTAAATTATCCAATACTGGTGAAGGAATTCTTTACTATAATGTCAATGATATTGACATGCCTAAGAATAAAAAAATACAAATTACTTATGTTATTTTTTATCCTTTAAATAGCTAAATTTTAGCAAATCGCACGTAAATCACGGCTTCAAAGACCGGGATTTACGCGATTAAATTCAGTCATACATCTAGACTCAAACGAAAACTTAGGTATTCGCGTTTTTAGTAAGACAAACACGTACCGTCTTCATCTTCCTCCGGGTACTCATACTCATCGGTATACCCTGTAGTAAAATGGACGGCAGTCGCTACAGAACGAGTAATTAACGATGCAATGCTATGAGGAAAACTCAAGACACCTAAAGCAGCGGCAACAATAGCTGTCACTAATGCATTCCCAATAAATTGCAAGGTAGTACTTACCAAATCAAATGCTTCATTGGCAAGAGTCGGGTCGTCATAGAGCGATGCGCCAGCGGCAACTAATAAACAACCTATACCAAACGTCGCAGCCAAGGCTGCAGATAATACTGAAAACACGGCAACAGTGCCTCCAGCGAAAGGATAAACGACTGGTGCAATGAACTCGCCAACTGCATGACTCACCTTTTTATAGGGAGTAAAAAAACCAGGCCGCTCACTGTACGTATCGAGAGCTCTCCTCGCAATCTCTTCCATGCTTCCTGCATCGTTTGAAAATATATAATTCACTTCGCGTTGGCCATATAACCCAAACATACCGTTCCCCAGTATAATGTCTAAAAAATAATCATTATACGTTTTTGAAAAATATTGTGTCAAATAGAAAAACAGTATTCATCAACGCTTAACGTATCACCGCATGTACTTCTTGAACGCTACCTGACTCTGGCGTGCTCTCACCTTGGGAATTGGGAGCTGTTAACATTGAAAAAAGGGTGTAGCCTGAGCGCGTAAGAAAAGAAAAAGGCGTATGAAATAAGCTAAAGGCAAGTAAAAGGCTACTTATGGCAAATGCCGTTAATCCCAAGCCCGCAATGTGAAATGCAGTCGCTGCATTATCAATCGACTCATCGCAAAACTCATAACTACCGCATAGTGCAGCTCCCGTTGCCGCTAGTGAAGCACCTACCCCTAGAACGGCCCCAAAAATAACGCAGGCTACAGAAAATCCAGAAAAAACACTCAATGCCGCAGGATAAACAATATTGGCTAGCAAACTACCCGAAAACTCATAGCCATTTTTATATGATGTAAAAAAACCGGGTCGTGCATTATACGTTTCCATAAATCTTCGGGCAGGACCTTGCAAAAACCAATCATCATTTTTATCTTTGGCAAAATTAATTACATTCCATACATCTTCCCATGCAACCATCCCAAGCATAAAAACACCCTCCCTGAGTAGTATTTATACATCATCATAATGTGGGAAATAATTAGCTGTCAAATCCACTTAGCTGCAAATAACCTTACGAATTTATTAATTATTTCTTTAATTAAAGATATAGCATATTTTGAAGCAAGGAGCTGGTACCGTTTTAATGCAAACATAGTTTGTACTATCCCCGCCCCCAACATTATAGGTTTGCCTTTTTTATAAGTTAGGCTTATAGTTCCCCAGTTTTTAACAACCTCACATGACAAGGAACCTTACATATGAGTAATCAACAAGTCCAAGAACAATTAAATCGTCATCTTTCTTATTTAGAACAAGATAAAAATAACCTGACTTTACTAGTAAAAATCAGCGATCTTTACATAGAACTCGATGACTTAGATACGGCTCAAGACTATCTTAATCAAGCAAATGATATCGACCGTATTGCCTGCCTTGGTCATCAAGGATTACTCCATTTAAACCGCGGCCAATTTTCTCAGGCTCAAGAAAGTTTTATTGAGGCCTTAACGTATGATGACACCCCAGCCCTTCGTTATAACCTGGGCTTTACCCATTTTATTAATTCCGACTTAGAAAATGCAGCAACAGTGCTATCCCCAATTATTGAAGGGGAACATCACCCAGAAGCAAAACGATTAATGGCGCGGATACACCATGGCCAAGGTGAGTTAGACCAAGCTTTAGATTTAGCAAAGGACGTATTAATTCATGATGCCGAGGATGCTGACGCTTTGGGCCTTCTCGCACTATTACATTTTGATCGCGATGAAAATGAGCAAGCAATTCAAGCTGCGAACCAAACACTTGAGCTCAATCCAGATAATTATGATGCAAAACTGGTTCATTCTATGTTGGGTCTAACTACTCAAGAAACAACAGTAGAGGATATTGAAAAACTATTGCAAATAAACCCAGGTGATTGTCGTCTTTGGTTTGCCTTAGGCAGTGCCCATATGAACCAAGGTGATTTTAAACGTGCAGATTATAGCTTACAAAAAGCTATAGAAATTTATCCTGAATTTTATGATTGTCGTATTGCTTTAGGTTGGTGCTCATTACTGCAAGATCAACTGGATGATGCATTCAATACCTACCAAAGTGCAACCCATCAGGTTGCTGAATTAGCTGATGGCTGGGGTGGTCTGGCGCTGGTTGCCGCATTGAAAGAAAATATTCCGCACGCTGAAGAATTAATTCAAAAAGCAAAAACACTAAGCTCTGATTGTTTCCTTGCGGAGATTGCAGAGATTATTTGTTTTAATTTGACTGATCCGATGAGAGCTAAAGAACATTTGGTTAATACCTTGAAAAAGACAGGGGTTCCAGTGAGTAAGAAATTGGCGGCGGTTATTGAGGAGTTACAGGGGCCAGTCCAGTTGCATTAGGATTGTATGGATATCTTGTAAGTTGGGCTGATGGCCCAACCTACTTTCAAGCTGTCTTCTGCCCACAATTTTTATTCACAACACAAATACCCTGCACTTTTATTTTAACCGGCTTAACTACCCAACCACCGCCTAAAGATTTAATCAACCCCACAGCAGCACTCATTTGCAAACCATCAACATTATTAGCGGATTGCTCAGCAGAAAACGCGGTAATTTGCGCGGTTAATACGTTCGAATAAGGTACTGTTCCAGCTTTATACTGATTCACCACTAATTTAAGTGCCAAACGTGCATGAGCAGCAGCACGATCTTGGAATACACTTTGCTCCCGTAAAATACGCAAAGCAATCAGATTGTCTTCCACATCCTGGAATGCTGTTAATACTACTTGCCGATAAGATGCGACCTGAGCCAGATACGCCTGTTTTGCAGCACGTACGGTAGCCGCTCGTAAACCACCATCAAAAATGGTTTCTGCCACTTGTAAGCCCAGCGACCAACCAAGATTAGGTTTATGAATTAATCGGTGGAAACTATTTGCCGAAGCACTCCCAGTACCAGTTAAGGTCAAAGTCGGGAAGTAAGCAGCTACAGCGACCCCAATGAGCGCGCTTGTTTGCTGAATCAAGCGTTCTGCTTGCGCAATATCTGGCCGACGTTCTAACCATACAGAAGGAACCGTTAAAGGAATTGTCGGTGCTTTGGCGGTTAAAGGCATGTGTTTCAACGATAAAAATGCGGGAGGACGACCAATTAATACCGCAATAGCATGTTCATATTGGCCACGCAAAATGCCATTATTCAATGCAGCAGCCTGTGCGCTTTCCAATTGGCTTTCTGCCTGTACCACATCGGCTTGTGACACCACTCCCGAGCGATATTGATTCTTTGTAAATCGCAAAATGCCTTTATAAGACTTAACTGTATCGTCTAAGAAGCGTTGGTTTTTATCTAAGGTACGTAATTCAAAATAATATTGTGCTAAAGAACCTTGGGCGGATAATCGCGTTACGCCAATTAATGCGGCATTAGACTCCGCCACAGAGCGGTCTGCTTCGATAGTACGGCGTACCAAGCCCCAAATATCGGGTTCCCATGTTGCATTGAGAATTCCCGTGTAGTTGGTGATGGTAGTTGCGGTGTTCCCAGTTCCCGTTGCTGCGGTACCTACAGAAGTTGTTCCGCCTGATGAGCTAATGAATGCAGTTGAACCTCCTCCCTGGCGTTGTCTAAAAATATTAAACGCACCAGTTATCGATGGAAAAAGGCTCGCGCGGGCTTCATTAACAATTTCTAAAGATTGACGATAATTCGCCTCAGCATTCACAATATTCTGGTTATAGTGATTAAGCTGTTCTTCCAAATCATTAAGTACTGGATCATTAAATAGTTTCCACCACTCCCCCCGATCCATATCATCTTGCGGCTCGATAGGCTTCCAGTTTTTACGTACAGGACCTGCAACCATTTTTCCCTTGGCCTCTTTAAACTCATGCGGGCCAACAACTTTGGGACGCACATAATTAGGTCCCACCATACAGGATGCGAGTAGAGTTACGATTAGAGTCACTGCCGACCCTTTGACTAATCGATTAGGCTGATTGACCATAAGCACCTCGAGTAGATTTAAATTGCGCAATCCAGCGATGAAGGCGGATGCTTGCAGTATCCAATGCTAAATAAATTACTGGTGTTGTATAAAGGGTCAATAATTGACTCAGGATTAAACCACCAACAATCGCAATACCTAATGGACGTCGTAATTCAGAGCCCACTCCAAAACCTACAACCAGAGGTAAGGCACCAAGTAATGCAGCCATAGTGGTCATCATAATTGGACGGAAGCGTAATAAGGCTGCCTCATAAATCGCTTCGCGTGGGGTTTTATTCTCATTGCGCTCTGCTTCCAAAGCAAAATCGATCATCATAATGGCATTTTTCTTCACAATACCAATCAAAAGAATGATACCAATCAACGCAATAATACT
Above is a genomic segment from Legionella lytica containing:
- a CDS encoding FliM/FliN family flagellar motor C-terminal domain-containing protein, with product MKPYRLINAVELQQLNQQFKHKLDAWNGEYCRTPLGLHLAMTPKNYRVEQAYMLQEHQDELACIEGDYLSVLTQAIFASEQSVFHAASKELFLKLLNKFFHREDSMLLPYQGENPEWFYAGSTSVLLTFACGQNNFTLITNPDWVYQQLPASPRKATALSSLEEALAEQTIHLSLELSSSNLSIKSLASLQVGDVLSTKHPITEPLRILRGTALFAEAELGQSASHKSIILKRKS
- a CDS encoding FliM/FliN family flagellar motor switch protein; this translates as MSITVKKVSLKEHAPQTEGQFLNQNYLGLVGDIEVQCTVRIGTLNLSIAELKDLKSGQELLLAQKTDEPVEIILNDRVIARGELMSHDDHFAVQITEINA
- the fliP gene encoding flagellar type III secretion system pore protein FliP (The bacterial flagellar biogenesis protein FliP forms a type III secretion system (T3SS)-type pore required for flagellar assembly.), giving the protein MMFLRIIFCFILFCPLTVLAAGTNIGPIHLDQDNISPALQAFALLTVLSLAPSILIMLSSFTRIVVVLSMLRNALGLQQTPPNTVIISLSLFLTLFTMMPVAKAIYTEAYQPYEAHQITTETALDNAVKPLKKFMLRQTREKDMNVILQLAKEPLPSSAEEIKFYQLIPAFILSELQTAFQIGFMIFLPFLLVDLIVSGILMTVGMMMMPPMSISLPIKILLFVLIDGWDLVVQALVGSFQI
- a CDS encoding tetratricopeptide repeat protein, with translation MSNQQVQEQLNRHLSYLEQDKNNLTLLVKISDLYIELDDLDTAQDYLNQANDIDRIACLGHQGLLHLNRGQFSQAQESFIEALTYDDTPALRYNLGFTHFINSDLENAATVLSPIIEGEHHPEAKRLMARIHHGQGELDQALDLAKDVLIHDAEDADALGLLALLHFDRDENEQAIQAANQTLELNPDNYDAKLVHSMLGLTTQETTVEDIEKLLQINPGDCRLWFALGSAHMNQGDFKRADYSLQKAIEIYPEFYDCRIALGWCSLLQDQLDDAFNTYQSATHQVAELADGWGGLALVAALKENIPHAEELIQKAKTLSSDCFLAEIAEIICFNLTDPMRAKEHLVNTLKKTGVPVSKKLAAVIEELQGPVQLH
- a CDS encoding efflux transporter outer membrane subunit — translated: MTLIVTLLASCMVGPNYVRPKVVGPHEFKEAKGKMVAGPVRKNWKPIEPQDDMDRGEWWKLFNDPVLNDLEEQLNHYNQNIVNAEANYRQSLEIVNEARASLFPSITGAFNIFRQRQGGGSTAFISSSGGTTSVGTAATGTGNTATTITNYTGILNATWEPDIWGLVRRTIEADRSVAESNAALIGVTRLSAQGSLAQYYFELRTLDKNQRFLDDTVKSYKGILRFTKNQYRSGVVSQADVVQAESQLESAQAAALNNGILRGQYEHAIAVLIGRPPAFLSLKHMPLTAKAPTIPLTVPSVWLERRPDIAQAERLIQQTSALIGVAVAAYFPTLTLTGTGSASANSFHRLIHKPNLGWSLGLQVAETIFDGGLRAATVRAAKQAYLAQVASYRQVVLTAFQDVEDNLIALRILREQSVFQDRAAAHARLALKLVVNQYKAGTVPYSNVLTAQITAFSAEQSANNVDGLQMSAAVGLIKSLGGGWVVKPVKIKVQGICVVNKNCGQKTA